In Lautropia mirabilis, one DNA window encodes the following:
- a CDS encoding response regulator transcription factor gives MNAQNVLLVDDQPLIRKSLRSILESIDENLIIIAASSLEEAIRYVHSGQQPLLTLLDLQLPDATGTVTLDTFRRKCPGLPIVAMIERADQAVTHACQVAGTLGLVLKNADTQPITDCLRTAIRLARNSNDPKSGSGSAPASHAAVVRPEFQDHLSIPKANAPQGLRVQPAVYPGSNTAPAQPHREYRDGRHLGLSERQRSVLRLMMLGLPNKSICRELGLAEGTVKVHVSSILRILGISSRAQVAMAAMRSGIQFEDIATS, from the coding sequence ATGAACGCTCAGAATGTACTCCTGGTCGATGACCAGCCCCTGATCCGCAAATCCCTTCGCTCCATCCTGGAGTCGATCGATGAAAACCTGATCATCATCGCCGCCTCCTCGCTAGAAGAAGCCATCCGCTATGTTCATAGCGGGCAGCAGCCGTTGCTGACCCTCCTGGATCTCCAGCTGCCCGACGCAACCGGAACCGTCACGCTGGACACATTCCGCCGGAAATGCCCGGGTCTCCCCATCGTCGCAATGATCGAACGGGCAGATCAGGCAGTGACCCATGCGTGCCAAGTGGCCGGCACTCTGGGACTGGTCCTGAAAAACGCGGATACCCAACCCATCACTGACTGCCTCCGGACTGCCATCCGGCTGGCCCGCAATAGCAACGATCCCAAATCCGGAAGCGGATCCGCGCCTGCATCACATGCCGCAGTGGTTCGTCCTGAGTTCCAGGACCATCTCAGTATCCCCAAAGCGAATGCACCCCAAGGGCTGCGTGTTCAACCTGCGGTATATCCGGGCAGCAATACCGCTCCTGCACAACCGCACCGTGAATACCGGGACGGGCGCCATCTGGGCCTGAGTGAACGCCAACGCAGCGTGCTTCGGCTCATGATGCTGGGTCTGCCAAACAAGAGCATCTGCAGAGAACTGGGATTGGCAGAAGGAACGGTCAAGGTCCACGTCAGCAGCATCCTTCGCATCCTGGGCATCTCCTCGCGTGCGCAAGTCGCCATGGCAGCCATGCGCTCGGGGATCCAGTTCGAAGACATCGCAACGTCCTGA